From the Solibacillus sp. FSL R5-0449 genome, one window contains:
- a CDS encoding aldehyde dehydrogenase family protein encodes MKQTKLWINGKWESTKETTELKAPYTGEVLANVAKATAADVERAIEGAHQTFQSFKKTTAYERAEILYKVVTIMRERKQELAKILADEAAKPISAGIAELDRTIATYQFAAEAAKQSTGETIPMDAAPGVKDRIGYTKRVPLGVVSAITPFNFPFNLVAHKLGPAFAVGNTVVLKPASQTPLSSLVMAEIFKEAGLPDGALQIVTGSGGELSETIVTHPLVKKVTFTGSGAVGLKIKEKVGLRKITLELGSNAALIVEPSTPLEKIMKRGVGGAFGFAGQVCISLQRIYVHSSIYEKFTKLFVEETKKLVVGDPHDEKTDVSAMIHPDEVSRIKNWIEEAKQHGATVAAGAEFTERTCSPTVMTNVKPDMKIVCEETFAPIVSIVPYETLDEAIALVNGSELALNAGIYTNVLTDAMKAAEEIEAGAVIINDIPTFRTDNMPYGGVKMSGYGKEGIKYAVEEMTDLKFITMKLNYE; translated from the coding sequence ATGAAACAGACTAAATTATGGATTAATGGCAAATGGGAAAGTACAAAAGAAACAACAGAGTTAAAAGCACCTTACACGGGAGAAGTGCTTGCAAATGTGGCAAAAGCTACAGCAGCGGATGTGGAGCGTGCGATTGAAGGTGCCCATCAAACATTCCAGTCATTCAAAAAAACGACTGCTTATGAACGTGCGGAAATTCTATATAAAGTTGTAACGATTATGCGTGAACGTAAACAGGAACTTGCAAAAATATTGGCGGATGAAGCGGCTAAACCGATTTCAGCAGGTATTGCCGAATTGGACCGTACGATTGCAACATATCAGTTCGCTGCAGAAGCGGCAAAACAAAGTACGGGCGAAACGATTCCGATGGATGCAGCACCTGGCGTTAAAGACAGAATCGGTTATACAAAACGGGTTCCATTAGGTGTAGTATCTGCAATTACACCGTTTAATTTTCCTTTTAATCTTGTAGCTCATAAATTAGGCCCAGCCTTTGCTGTAGGGAATACAGTTGTATTAAAGCCTGCCTCTCAAACGCCGTTAAGTTCTCTTGTAATGGCTGAAATTTTCAAAGAAGCAGGTTTACCGGATGGCGCATTGCAAATTGTGACAGGCAGCGGCGGCGAATTGAGCGAAACAATTGTAACACATCCACTTGTAAAAAAAGTGACATTTACAGGTAGTGGTGCGGTCGGACTGAAAATTAAAGAAAAAGTCGGCCTCCGAAAAATTACACTGGAGCTTGGTTCAAATGCGGCGCTCATCGTAGAACCTTCAACACCGCTTGAAAAAATTATGAAGCGCGGTGTAGGCGGAGCATTTGGGTTTGCCGGACAAGTATGTATTTCATTGCAACGCATTTATGTTCATAGTTCGATTTATGAGAAGTTCACAAAATTATTTGTTGAAGAGACAAAGAAACTCGTTGTCGGAGATCCGCATGATGAAAAAACGGATGTAAGTGCAATGATCCATCCTGATGAGGTTAGCCGTATAAAAAACTGGATTGAAGAGGCGAAACAGCATGGGGCAACCGTTGCAGCAGGAGCTGAATTTACAGAGCGCACATGCTCACCAACTGTCATGACAAATGTGAAGCCTGATATGAAAATTGTTTGTGAAGAGACGTTTGCACCGATTGTATCCATTGTACCTTATGAGACATTGGACGAAGCGATTGCCCTTGTCAACGGATCAGAACTTGCACTAAATGCAGGGATTTACACAAATGTGTTAACCGATGCGATGAAAGCTGCCGAAGAGATTGAAGCAGGTGCAGTCATCATTAATGATATTCCGACATTCCGTACAGATAATATGCCGTATGGAGGCGTCAAAATGAGCGGTTACGGTAAAGAAGGCATTAAGTATGCTGTGGAAGAAATGACCGATTTAAAATTTATTACAATGAAGTTGAATTATGAATAG
- a CDS encoding DUF4003 family protein: protein MDQTAFIQLLKNNNERMELFFGSDVQSNARIPLAVQFTFSRETFNGPLFEKNVKGIHSQKSKQSFFEFFSTPSNKSVLTYKMLGHFVLHPQPEQELHRVRSNEKALLSAGFKSSGYLHIASLFLTDEAHAKRAKILHNEMKKHHYFLTGKDDIPYAVLLTKKQSNPVNLAETMRKYYDALHSEGFKNGDALQAMTQLLSLYDEEFQPVLTEYVVAMRQSFINSGVKVKKRFYPYIALLAVAGATSEVVDEIVEMERMLAKLSMFMGMQPYALMVAVQFVLKNLIENDTLSNFNDSLLFMQALTMSDYIGDLPFLLAIDILDIIF from the coding sequence ATGGATCAAACAGCTTTTATACAATTACTTAAAAACAATAATGAGCGGATGGAGCTATTTTTCGGGTCAGATGTCCAAAGCAATGCCCGCATACCGCTAGCGGTACAATTTACATTTTCACGTGAAACATTTAATGGTCCTTTATTTGAGAAAAATGTAAAAGGTATACATAGTCAAAAATCGAAGCAATCATTTTTTGAGTTTTTCTCTACACCATCAAATAAATCGGTATTAACGTATAAAATGTTAGGGCATTTCGTATTGCATCCGCAGCCTGAACAGGAGCTTCACCGAGTAAGGTCCAATGAAAAGGCATTATTGAGCGCAGGGTTTAAAAGCAGCGGCTATCTACACATTGCATCCCTTTTTTTAACGGACGAAGCACATGCGAAAAGAGCAAAAATTTTACATAATGAGATGAAAAAGCATCATTACTTCCTGACGGGAAAAGATGATATCCCCTACGCGGTTTTACTGACAAAGAAGCAAAGTAATCCAGTTAATCTTGCCGAAACAATGCGGAAATACTATGATGCATTGCACAGCGAAGGATTTAAAAACGGTGATGCCCTGCAGGCAATGACTCAGCTATTGTCATTGTATGATGAAGAATTTCAGCCTGTATTGACTGAATATGTAGTTGCGATGAGGCAGTCATTTATAAATAGTGGTGTGAAAGTGAAGAAAAGATTTTATCCGTATATAGCGTTGCTTGCTGTAGCAGGCGCTACATCAGAAGTTGTCGATGAAATTGTAGAAATGGAAAGGATGCTCGCCAAACTTTCGATGTTTATGGGGATGCAACCGTATGCTTTAATGGTCGCTGTACAATTTGTGCTGAAAAATTTGATTGAAAACGATACATTATCTAATTTCAACGATAGTTTATTATTTATGCAGGCTCTTACAATGAGCGATTATATAGGCGATTTACCATTTCTATTGGCAATCGATATTCTCGATATAATTTTTTAA
- a CDS encoding DUF779 domain-containing protein: MVERVIATDAALQLIEKLKERHGPIMFHQSGGCCDGSSPMCYPDGDLIIGNQDILLGHIGGSPFYMHKNQYDYWKHTQIIIDVVDGRGGMFSLEGVEGKRFLSRSRAFTKEELDELQV; this comes from the coding sequence TTGGTTGAACGCGTTATTGCAACCGATGCAGCACTGCAATTAATCGAGAAGTTGAAAGAACGTCACGGACCGATTATGTTCCATCAATCCGGGGGGTGCTGTGATGGTTCGTCCCCAATGTGTTATCCGGATGGCGATTTAATTATCGGCAACCAGGATATATTGCTTGGTCATATTGGTGGCAGTCCGTTTTATATGCACAAAAACCAATACGATTATTGGAAGCATACACAGATTATTATTGATGTCGTCGATGGACGCGGTGGAATGTTTTCATTGGAAGGCGTGGAAGGGAAGCGCTTTTTATCTAGATCACGGGCCTTCACAAAAGAAGAGCTTGATGAGCTTCAAGTATAA
- the adh gene encoding aldehyde dehydrogenase: MAAVYQNPNTDGALVNFKERYDNFIGGKWTPPVKGEYFDNITPVTGKVFTKVARSTEEDIELALDAAHAAKDAWGKTSATERSNILLKIADRMEQNLEMLAVAETWDNGKAVRETLNADLPLGIDHFRYFAGALRAQEGSLSQIDENTVAYHFHEPIGVVGQIIPWNFPLLMAVWKLAPALAAGNCVVLKPAEQTPASILVLVELIEDLLPPGVLNVVNGFGLEAGKPLASNPRIGKIAFTGETTTGRLIMQYASQNLIPVTLELGGKSPNIFFEDIMDADDAFLDKAVEGFVLFALNQGEVCTCPSRALIQESIYEKFMERVLKRVEAIKTGNPLDTDTMMGAQASSEQMEKIQSYLQIGKEEGAECLIGGEKNNLGGDFAEGYYIKPTVFKGHNKMRIFQEEIFGPVVAVTTFKTKEEALEIANDTLYGLGSGVWTRDMNTAYRFGRGIQAGRVWTNCYHAYPAHAAFGGYKMSGIGRETHKMMLSHYQQTKNLLVSYDENRLGFF; encoded by the coding sequence ATGGCAGCAGTGTATCAAAATCCAAACACGGATGGCGCATTAGTAAATTTCAAGGAGCGTTACGACAACTTTATCGGTGGTAAATGGACACCGCCAGTAAAAGGGGAGTACTTCGACAATATTACTCCTGTAACGGGTAAAGTATTTACCAAAGTGGCGCGCTCTACGGAAGAGGATATCGAGCTTGCTTTAGATGCAGCACATGCAGCAAAAGATGCGTGGGGTAAGACATCAGCAACTGAGCGCTCGAATATTTTACTTAAAATTGCAGATCGTATGGAGCAGAATTTAGAAATGCTGGCCGTTGCAGAAACATGGGATAACGGTAAGGCAGTACGTGAAACATTGAATGCAGATTTACCTTTGGGCATTGATCACTTCCGCTATTTTGCGGGTGCTTTACGCGCACAGGAAGGGTCTCTTAGTCAGATTGATGAAAATACAGTGGCCTATCACTTCCATGAGCCGATTGGTGTCGTTGGACAAATTATTCCATGGAACTTCCCGTTATTGATGGCTGTCTGGAAATTGGCACCTGCATTAGCTGCAGGGAACTGTGTCGTATTAAAACCGGCTGAGCAAACACCGGCATCCATTTTAGTACTTGTTGAGCTAATTGAAGATTTACTTCCGCCAGGTGTGTTGAATGTTGTGAATGGCTTCGGTCTGGAAGCAGGTAAGCCGTTAGCATCAAACCCGCGCATTGGCAAAATAGCGTTTACCGGTGAGACGACGACAGGTCGCCTTATTATGCAATATGCATCACAAAATCTAATTCCGGTTACTCTGGAATTGGGCGGTAAATCACCGAACATTTTCTTTGAAGACATTATGGATGCAGACGATGCATTTTTGGATAAAGCGGTGGAAGGCTTTGTATTATTCGCTTTAAACCAAGGTGAAGTATGTACATGTCCTTCGCGTGCACTTATTCAGGAGTCAATTTACGAGAAATTTATGGAGCGCGTATTAAAGCGTGTAGAAGCAATTAAAACAGGTAACCCTTTAGATACAGATACAATGATGGGTGCTCAAGCATCATCAGAACAAATGGAAAAAATTCAATCTTATTTACAAATCGGTAAAGAAGAAGGGGCAGAATGCTTAATCGGCGGCGAGAAAAATAATCTAGGCGGCGACTTCGCAGAAGGCTACTATATTAAACCGACTGTATTTAAAGGTCACAATAAAATGCGTATTTTCCAAGAGGAGATTTTCGGTCCGGTTGTCGCTGTTACAACATTCAAAACGAAAGAAGAAGCTTTGGAAATCGCAAATGATACATTATACGGATTGGGATCAGGTGTTTGGACACGTGATATGAATACCGCTTACCGCTTCGGCCGTGGTATTCAGGCAGGGCGTGTATGGACAAACTGCTACCATGCATATCCGGCACATGCTGCATTCGGCGGCTACAAGATGAGTGGTATTGGACGCGAAACACATAAAATGATGTTAAGCCACTATCAGCAAACGAAAAACCTTTTAGTAAGCTATGATGAAAACCGCCTAGGCTTCTTCTAA
- the rluF gene encoding 23S rRNA pseudouridine(2604) synthase RluF produces MRINKFLAETGIVSRRGADKWVEDGRVKINGVVATNGSQVETGDEVLVDGKPVKRQEELVYIVLNKPVGITSTTEKHIEGNVVDFVNHPLRIFHIGRLDKDSEGLLLLTNDGDIVNEILRAENHHEKEYVVQVDKPITDQFIRDMSSGVEILDTTTLPCKVEKVSSKVFKIILEQGLNRQIRRMCSALGYSVQRLQRIRIMNIHIGNLKVGQWRDLTDKERNELFQLLNYTPKQ; encoded by the coding sequence ATGAGAATCAATAAATTTTTAGCAGAAACAGGTATCGTGTCACGTCGCGGTGCAGATAAATGGGTAGAAGACGGCCGTGTAAAAATCAATGGGGTTGTGGCGACAAACGGCAGCCAAGTTGAAACAGGCGATGAAGTATTAGTTGACGGCAAGCCTGTAAAGAGACAGGAAGAATTAGTCTATATCGTACTGAACAAGCCTGTTGGAATTACAAGTACAACGGAAAAACATATCGAAGGAAATGTCGTGGATTTTGTAAACCACCCTTTGCGTATTTTCCATATCGGACGTCTGGATAAAGATTCAGAAGGCTTACTGCTTCTTACAAATGACGGTGATATCGTCAATGAAATTTTGCGGGCAGAAAATCATCATGAAAAGGAATATGTTGTACAGGTGGACAAGCCGATTACCGATCAGTTTATCCGTGATATGAGCTCGGGTGTGGAAATTCTAGATACAACGACATTACCTTGCAAAGTAGAAAAGGTTTCCTCGAAAGTATTTAAAATTATTTTAGAGCAAGGGTTAAATCGCCAAATTCGCCGCATGTGTTCTGCTCTCGGCTATTCTGTACAGCGATTACAGCGCATTCGTATTATGAATATTCATATCGGCAATTTAAAAGTCGGACAGTGGCGTGACCTTACAGATAAAGAACGAAATGAACTGTTCCAGTTACTGAACTACACACCAAAGCAATAA
- a CDS encoding ABC transporter ATP-binding protein: MLIINDIDVFYGNIQALKGISLEVKEGEIVTLIGANGAGKSTLLKTISGLLKPKRGSIEYLGAAIDGKPAQSIVKAGISHVPEGRRVFSNMTVEENLELGAYLRSDREAIKKDLNHVFELFPRLLERRKQLSGTLSGGEQQMLAMGRALMAKPKLIIMDEPSMGLAPLMVKNIFNIIEMVNKEGVTVLLVEQNAHMALSVAHRAYVLETGKIVLTGSAKELQESDEVRAAYLGGL; the protein is encoded by the coding sequence ATGCTAATAATCAATGATATCGATGTCTTCTATGGTAATATCCAAGCATTGAAAGGAATCTCCCTCGAAGTAAAAGAAGGTGAAATAGTCACACTGATCGGTGCCAATGGGGCAGGGAAAAGTACATTGCTCAAAACGATTTCAGGTTTACTGAAACCTAAGCGCGGCTCGATTGAATATTTAGGTGCGGCAATTGATGGAAAGCCGGCACAGTCCATTGTGAAGGCAGGAATTTCCCATGTACCGGAAGGCCGTCGTGTATTCTCGAATATGACAGTGGAAGAAAATCTGGAATTGGGTGCCTATTTACGAAGTGACAGAGAGGCTATAAAGAAAGATTTAAACCATGTATTTGAGTTATTCCCTCGTCTGTTAGAACGACGCAAGCAGCTTTCAGGAACGTTATCAGGCGGTGAACAGCAAATGCTTGCGATGGGCCGGGCTCTAATGGCTAAGCCGAAGCTGATCATTATGGATGAGCCATCAATGGGTCTTGCACCGCTCATGGTAAAAAATATCTTCAACATTATAGAAATGGTAAACAAGGAAGGTGTGACGGTACTCCTTGTGGAGCAAAACGCACATATGGCGTTATCTGTTGCCCACCGCGCCTATGTTTTGGAAACAGGCAAAATCGTCCTGACCGGTTCAGCAAAAGAACTGCAGGAAAGCGATGAAGTAAGAGCCGCTTATTTAGGCGGATTATAA
- a CDS encoding ABC transporter ATP-binding protein — translation MSSALLKVENLGIQFGGLKAVQNVEMHMNQGELIGLIGPNGAGKTTTFNMLTGVYAPTEGTILFNGKSIGGLDPFKVTRQGISRTFQNIRLFKELSVLDNVKVANHGLAKHNLVSSIFRLPSHFSGEEKMEQESLAFLKIFGLDVYRDELAKNLPYGMQRRLEIARALAAAPKLLLLDEPAAGMNAKETHDLMELIAFIRKEFDLTILLIEHDMNLVMGICERIYVLDHGQLIADGTPDEIRSNPKVIEAYLGEEVTE, via the coding sequence ATGAGCAGTGCACTTCTAAAAGTAGAAAATCTGGGTATTCAGTTTGGCGGTTTAAAAGCTGTTCAAAATGTAGAAATGCATATGAATCAAGGAGAGTTGATAGGTTTAATCGGTCCGAATGGTGCAGGGAAAACAACAACGTTTAATATGCTGACGGGTGTATATGCACCTACGGAAGGCACGATTCTATTCAATGGAAAGTCAATAGGCGGCTTGGATCCATTTAAAGTAACACGACAAGGGATTAGCCGGACATTCCAGAATATCCGCCTGTTTAAAGAGTTATCAGTACTGGATAATGTAAAAGTCGCAAACCATGGTTTGGCAAAACATAATTTAGTTTCGAGCATATTCCGTTTACCTAGTCATTTTAGTGGCGAAGAGAAAATGGAACAGGAATCCTTGGCATTTTTGAAAATATTCGGGCTTGATGTATACCGGGATGAGCTTGCGAAAAACTTGCCTTACGGAATGCAGCGTCGTCTGGAAATCGCACGGGCATTGGCTGCTGCACCAAAGCTATTATTGCTGGATGAGCCTGCAGCCGGAATGAATGCAAAGGAAACACACGATTTAATGGAGCTTATCGCCTTCATTCGTAAAGAATTTGATTTAACGATTTTATTGATCGAACATGATATGAACTTAGTTATGGGGATTTGCGAACGGATTTACGTGCTTGATCACGGACAATTGATTGCTGATGGGACACCTGATGAAATACGTTCAAACCCGAAAGTTATTGAAGCGTACTTAGGTGAGGAGGTTACAGAATAA
- a CDS encoding branched-chain amino acid ABC transporter permease produces MKKSKIFWGYAVLALVIYAVVQLMISNGVIQFYYQNMFIAMCINVILAVSLHVIIGVTGQFSIGHAGFLAVGAYISAICTMKFGMPFITAILIGAIVAALAGLLVGIPSLRLKGDYLAIATLGFAEIIRIVFVNTDYVGGAAGLQVAHQSTWTYAFFATFITILVISNFTNSRHGRACISIREDEIAADAMGINTTYYKVVAFAIGSFFAGVAGAIYAHNYYIIQPTAFGFLKSFDILIFVVLGGLGSLSGSVIAAILLTFVSTYLQDFPETRMIIYSLILILVMLYRPTGLLGSKEITAYLKFGKKGGSRV; encoded by the coding sequence ATGAAAAAATCGAAAATCTTTTGGGGTTATGCCGTCCTAGCACTTGTGATTTATGCAGTTGTACAATTAATGATTTCCAACGGTGTCATCCAGTTCTACTATCAAAATATGTTCATCGCAATGTGTATCAATGTTATTTTAGCGGTAAGTTTACACGTCATTATCGGGGTTACAGGTCAGTTTTCGATAGGGCATGCAGGTTTCCTGGCTGTCGGAGCTTACATATCGGCTATTTGTACAATGAAATTTGGCATGCCATTTATTACAGCCATTTTAATCGGTGCTATTGTGGCAGCACTTGCCGGATTACTTGTAGGTATTCCATCGCTTCGTTTAAAAGGCGACTACCTGGCGATTGCAACGCTTGGGTTTGCTGAAATCATCCGTATTGTATTTGTAAATACAGATTATGTAGGTGGTGCAGCAGGCTTGCAAGTTGCCCATCAGTCTACATGGACATATGCCTTTTTCGCGACATTCATTACGATACTCGTCATCTCCAACTTTACGAATTCACGCCATGGTCGTGCGTGTATCTCGATACGGGAAGACGAAATTGCCGCAGACGCAATGGGAATCAACACAACGTATTACAAAGTTGTCGCATTTGCAATCGGTTCGTTCTTCGCCGGAGTGGCAGGTGCCATCTATGCTCACAACTATTATATTATCCAGCCGACTGCGTTCGGGTTTTTAAAATCATTTGATATTTTAATATTCGTTGTATTGGGTGGTTTGGGAAGTTTATCCGGTTCTGTTATAGCAGCAATCTTACTGACTTTCGTTTCTACGTATTTACAGGACTTCCCGGAAACGAGGATGATTATTTACTCACTGATTTTAATTTTAGTTATGCTTTATCGCCCAACAGGCTTATTAGGCTCAAAAGAGATCACAGCATACTTAAAATTTGGTAAAAAAGGAGGTTCACGCGTATGA
- a CDS encoding branched-chain amino acid ABC transporter permease — protein MEWIQQLVNGISLGSIYALIALGYTMVYGIIKLINFAHGDVFMLGAFIGFYAIARWEMNVFLALILAMILCAVIGVIIERVAYKRLRNATRIAALITAIGVSLLIEYTVIFFRGPSPEAYPTVFATKNIEIFGAQISTLAIFILSVSIFLMILLQFIVHKTKIGKAMRAVSHDADAARLMGINVDNTISATFAIGSALAGAAGVIFGIYYTRIDPLMGIMPGIKAFIAAVLGGIGIIPGAMVGGLVLGVVETVVSALGYSLWRDAAAFVILILILILRPAGIFGKNTREKV, from the coding sequence ATGGAATGGATTCAACAATTAGTGAATGGTATTTCGCTAGGTAGTATTTATGCTCTAATCGCACTAGGCTATACGATGGTATACGGAATTATTAAGCTCATCAATTTTGCCCACGGTGACGTTTTCATGCTTGGTGCTTTTATCGGCTTTTATGCCATTGCACGTTGGGAAATGAATGTCTTTTTAGCACTTATTCTTGCAATGATATTATGTGCTGTCATCGGTGTAATTATAGAGCGTGTCGCTTATAAACGACTGCGTAACGCAACCCGAATCGCAGCTCTTATTACGGCAATCGGTGTCTCACTGTTAATCGAGTATACGGTAATTTTCTTTAGAGGTCCTTCTCCAGAGGCGTATCCGACAGTATTTGCAACGAAGAACATTGAAATTTTCGGTGCACAGATCAGTACACTGGCAATTTTTATTTTATCGGTTTCGATTTTCTTAATGATCTTATTACAATTCATTGTTCATAAAACAAAAATCGGTAAGGCGATGCGCGCCGTTTCCCATGATGCAGATGCAGCTCGCTTAATGGGCATTAACGTAGATAATACGATTTCAGCGACATTTGCAATTGGTTCTGCATTGGCAGGAGCTGCAGGCGTAATTTTTGGTATTTACTACACACGTATCGATCCGCTAATGGGGATTATGCCTGGTATTAAAGCTTTCATTGCAGCTGTTTTAGGTGGTATTGGCATTATTCCTGGGGCAATGGTAGGCGGTCTTGTACTAGGGGTTGTTGAAACAGTTGTTTCGGCGCTCGGATATTCATTATGGCGAGATGCAGCCGCATTTGTCATTCTGATTTTAATTCTAATATTACGTCCAGCGGGTATTTTCGGTAAAAATACGCGCGAGAAAGTGTAG
- a CDS encoding ABC transporter substrate-binding protein: MTNHKKTKKYGSLFMATALLTGVLAGCGDDTSSSSGSGGGGNAAGDTIKIGANLELSGAVASYGSSINDGAKLAIEEINAAGGIDGKKLEYIPVDNKSETAEATSAAMKLAEQEKVVAMLAPATSGNSVATVQIAAQHKVPMVTGSGTAPNVTVNDDGSINEYAFRTCFIDPFQGTVAANFATNELEAKNVAIFADNASDYAKGLAASFKETISANGGTVVAEEAYVAKDVDFKSQLTNIKGKNPDFIFIPGYYEEVGIIVKQARELGITVPLMGADGWDSPTLIELAGADALNNTFITNHYSSEDPDSKIQDFVKAFNDEYSQSPNAFHALGYDSIYFIVDAIKRVDGDITGEAIQKQLAATKDLSLVTGTFTVDENHNPVKSATVLEFVDGKQQFNSKVNP, from the coding sequence ATGACAAATCACAAAAAGACAAAAAAGTATGGTTCATTATTCATGGCAACAGCATTATTAACAGGGGTATTAGCTGGATGCGGTGATGATACCTCTAGTTCTTCAGGATCAGGTGGCGGCGGCAATGCAGCTGGCGACACAATTAAAATCGGAGCAAACTTAGAATTATCAGGTGCTGTAGCTTCTTACGGATCATCGATTAATGATGGTGCAAAATTAGCGATTGAAGAAATTAATGCAGCAGGCGGTATAGATGGTAAAAAACTGGAGTATATTCCAGTCGACAATAAATCAGAAACAGCTGAGGCAACTTCTGCTGCGATGAAATTGGCAGAACAGGAAAAGGTAGTGGCAATGTTGGCGCCGGCTACTTCAGGTAACTCGGTTGCAACAGTACAAATTGCAGCACAGCATAAAGTTCCAATGGTTACAGGCTCAGGTACTGCGCCAAATGTAACGGTAAATGATGACGGTTCAATTAATGAATATGCATTCCGTACATGTTTCATCGATCCATTCCAAGGGACGGTAGCAGCAAACTTCGCGACTAATGAACTAGAAGCGAAAAACGTAGCTATTTTCGCGGATAACGCTTCAGATTATGCAAAAGGTTTAGCGGCATCATTCAAAGAGACGATTTCTGCAAATGGTGGAACAGTAGTCGCTGAAGAGGCGTATGTTGCAAAGGACGTAGACTTTAAATCTCAATTAACAAACATTAAAGGGAAAAATCCTGATTTCATTTTCATCCCTGGATACTATGAAGAAGTAGGGATTATCGTAAAACAAGCCCGTGAATTAGGTATTACCGTTCCGTTAATGGGTGCTGACGGTTGGGATTCGCCAACATTAATCGAATTAGCTGGTGCTGACGCGTTAAATAATACGTTTATTACGAACCACTACTCATCTGAAGATCCGGATTCAAAAATTCAGGACTTCGTTAAAGCATTTAATGATGAGTACAGCCAATCACCAAATGCTTTCCATGCATTAGGCTATGATTCTATTTACTTTATCGTAGATGCGATCAAACGTGTAGATGGAGACATTACAGGTGAAGCGATTCAGAAGCAGCTTGCAGCAACGAAAGATTTAAGCTTAGTAACAGGTACTTTCACAGTTGACGAAAACCACAACCCAGTAAAATCAGCAACAGTTCTAGAATTCGTAGACGGCAAACAACAGTTCAACTCTAAAGTTAATCCTTAA
- a CDS encoding class I SAM-dependent methyltransferase: MNEQQYDHMLNIQTTGYQYGFPKLAKYHRYEPTPYSGLEQLFECYELPDNARFLDIGCGKGRVPIYIYHRFHIPVIGIEMDQKFFTEAMHNAEQYLRKVKKKQAPIRFLNIIAETYEITKHDNVFFFFNPFSIHVFREFMKHVMDSILVNPRLVDIILYYPSPEYMDYLQQEQSLQCYLDIKLRHEKNENERIVVFRIPEK, from the coding sequence ATGAACGAACAGCAATATGATCATATGCTAAACATTCAAACAACCGGTTATCAATACGGTTTTCCAAAACTAGCAAAATACCATCGCTATGAACCAACACCTTACAGCGGGCTTGAACAATTATTCGAATGCTACGAGTTACCGGATAATGCACGTTTTCTGGATATCGGATGCGGCAAAGGGCGAGTTCCTATTTATATATATCATCGCTTCCATATTCCCGTTATCGGTATTGAAATGGATCAGAAGTTTTTTACGGAAGCCATGCATAATGCAGAACAATACTTAAGAAAGGTAAAGAAGAAGCAAGCACCGATCCGATTTTTGAATATCATTGCCGAAACATATGAAATTACGAAGCACGATAATGTCTTTTTCTTCTTTAACCCCTTCTCAATCCATGTATTTCGTGAGTTTATGAAACATGTTATGGACTCAATCCTTGTTAATCCCCGATTGGTAGATATTATTTTATATTATCCATCTCCTGAATATATGGATTATCTGCAACAAGAGCAGTCACTTCAATGCTATTTAGATATAAAATTACGCCATGAAAAAAATGAAAATGAACGTATCGTCGTTTTTCGGATCCCGGAAAAATAA
- a CDS encoding methylated-DNA--[protein]-cysteine S-methyltransferase — MYKLDYASPIGIIEITGTEYFITSVLFAEREEMLNLPADDTPQHLLDCYTELDEYFKGQRKDFSVLYKLQGTMFQTSVWQALTTVPYGNTASYKEIALKIENEKAVRAVGMTNSKNVISIIVPCHRVIGQNGKLTGYAGGLWRKQWLLEHELKYSFNLN, encoded by the coding sequence ATGTATAAATTAGATTATGCTTCACCAATAGGTATTATTGAAATTACAGGCACCGAATATTTTATAACATCGGTATTATTTGCAGAACGAGAAGAAATGCTCAACCTCCCGGCTGATGATACCCCTCAGCATTTACTGGACTGCTATACAGAACTGGATGAATATTTTAAAGGCCAGCGCAAAGACTTTTCGGTACTTTATAAATTACAGGGAACAATGTTTCAAACGTCAGTATGGCAAGCATTAACTACTGTTCCTTACGGAAATACCGCATCCTATAAAGAAATTGCTCTAAAGATTGAAAATGAAAAAGCAGTTCGGGCAGTTGGGATGACAAACAGTAAAAATGTGATAAGTATTATTGTCCCTTGCCACCGGGTTATCGGACAAAACGGGAAACTTACAGGATATGCAGGCGGTTTATGGAGAAAGCAATGGCTGCTTGAACATGAGCTAAAATACAGCTTTAATTTAAATTAA